Proteins found in one Synechococcus sp. LA31 genomic segment:
- a CDS encoding ferredoxin, which translates to MSVDPGVAFAAAAAPAPTATGKEPVLGGVLRQKAVWVDEAVCIGCRYCTHVAANTFLVEEDWGRSRALRQDGDSTERIQEAIDTCPVDCIHWVSYEELPALEEQTRHQELQPLGLPTPSRPRRTLPRATA; encoded by the coding sequence GTGAGCGTCGATCCTGGTGTTGCCTTTGCCGCTGCGGCGGCTCCCGCTCCTACGGCAACGGGCAAAGAGCCTGTGCTCGGAGGCGTTCTGCGCCAGAAAGCGGTCTGGGTCGATGAAGCCGTGTGCATCGGCTGTCGCTATTGCACCCACGTCGCCGCTAACACCTTCCTAGTGGAAGAAGACTGGGGCCGATCCCGTGCCCTGCGTCAGGACGGTGACAGCACCGAGCGCATCCAGGAAGCGATCGACACCTGTCCGGTGGATTGCATCCATTGGGTTAGCTACGAAGAGCTACCCGCCCTTGAGGAGCAAACCCGCCATCAGGAGCTGCAGCCCCTCGGCTTACCCACGCCATCGCGCCCTAGGCGAACGCTGCCCCGCGCCACTGCCTAA
- a CDS encoding HEAT repeat domain-containing protein: MTGPYPEFPQSPADLALDPELLARELAEELLGDPLDELDDPAVGLADVAAECDLGLDLLRGGHDARMQGLRIFCEHRDPRAPALLVPLLEASCPILRMSAVYALGRNPDLQAVSPLLALLQNDSNGYVRKAVAWSLSSYPDAPVMNPLIRALQTDIAAVRLWAASSLADAGSTGLAKADQAAGQLLQALRIDSEPAVRSNSAWSLGRLYGDLVEPRQQEVVEALLGAMLHDGDLAVRDEARLALEQLEDPLVLERLQILVDEGLLH, from the coding sequence ATGACAGGCCCCTATCCTGAGTTTCCCCAGAGTCCGGCCGACCTGGCGCTGGATCCGGAGTTGCTTGCGCGCGAGCTGGCGGAGGAGCTGCTGGGTGATCCGCTCGACGAGCTCGATGACCCCGCTGTGGGGTTGGCCGATGTGGCGGCCGAGTGTGATCTGGGCCTTGACCTGTTGCGCGGTGGTCACGATGCGCGCATGCAGGGTCTGCGGATCTTTTGTGAGCATCGCGACCCCAGGGCTCCGGCTCTGTTGGTGCCTCTGCTTGAGGCCAGCTGCCCGATTCTGCGCATGAGCGCTGTATACGCGCTGGGCCGTAATCCCGATTTGCAGGCGGTGAGTCCGCTGTTGGCGTTGCTTCAGAACGACAGCAACGGTTACGTGCGTAAAGCCGTTGCCTGGAGCCTCAGCAGCTACCCCGATGCCCCGGTGATGAACCCGCTGATCCGGGCGCTCCAAACCGACATCGCAGCGGTGCGCCTGTGGGCCGCCAGTTCCCTGGCGGATGCCGGCTCGACCGGGTTGGCCAAGGCGGATCAAGCAGCCGGCCAGCTGCTGCAGGCTCTCCGCATCGATAGCGAACCGGCTGTGCGCAGCAACAGCGCCTGGTCGCTCGGGCGGTTGTATGGCGATCTGGTGGAGCCGCGGCAACAAGAGGTGGTGGAAGCGCTGCTCGGCGCGATGTTGCACGATGGCGATCTGGCGGTGCGGGATGAAGCGCGCCTGGCTCTGGAGCAACTGGAAGATCCCCTCGTGCTTGAACGCTTGCAGATCCTTGTGGATGAAGGGCTGTTGCATTGA
- the rsmG gene encoding 16S rRNA (guanine(527)-N(7))-methyltransferase RsmG — protein MPAATPDTALWQELGWQPNADQLAQLQHLQEELRSWNSRVNLTRLVEGDDFWIAQVFDSLWPLRQRLQTQPDSPLRCIDVGTGGGFPGLAVAIALPQAQLTLVDSVGRKTQAVQAMAAALGLAKRVQLRCERVELTGRHGHCRGQFDLAMARAVASAPVVAEYLVPLIQPGGHALLYRGQWGAQDQRELEQALQLLNAEIHSCEQRELPAGRGQRTALVVRAMGPCPKNYPRAVGLPGKFPLGQSGS, from the coding sequence ATGCCCGCCGCCACACCCGACACCGCGCTCTGGCAAGAGCTGGGCTGGCAGCCGAACGCCGATCAGCTGGCGCAGCTGCAGCACTTGCAGGAAGAACTGCGCAGCTGGAACAGTCGCGTGAACCTCACGCGACTGGTGGAAGGCGACGACTTTTGGATTGCCCAAGTGTTCGACAGCCTCTGGCCCCTCCGCCAACGGCTGCAAACGCAGCCCGACTCCCCACTGCGCTGCATTGATGTCGGCACCGGCGGCGGATTCCCTGGGCTGGCGGTGGCCATCGCGCTGCCGCAAGCCCAGCTCACACTGGTGGATTCAGTCGGTCGCAAAACCCAGGCGGTTCAAGCGATGGCAGCAGCGCTGGGATTGGCCAAGCGAGTGCAGCTGCGCTGCGAGCGGGTAGAACTCACCGGACGCCACGGCCATTGCCGCGGCCAATTCGATCTCGCGATGGCCCGGGCCGTGGCATCCGCACCGGTGGTCGCGGAATACCTAGTCCCCCTGATCCAGCCAGGCGGTCATGCGCTGCTCTATCGCGGTCAGTGGGGGGCGCAGGATCAGCGGGAGCTCGAGCAGGCACTGCAATTGCTCAATGCTGAGATCCACAGCTGCGAGCAGCGGGAGCTCCCTGCCGGGCGTGGCCAGCGCACGGCTCTTGTGGTGCGGGCCATGGGTCCATGCCCCAAGAACTACCCGCGGGCGGTGGGGCTACCAGGCAAATTCCCCCTGGGCCAGAGCGGCAGCTGA
- a CDS encoding MFS transporter, translating to MAASDPASFRSSGTLRRLVAVSAEGVASGAPLMVGSRLLQGWLTASGVPLALIGLIPLAELPYTLKLFWAPLLDRWPIPWPDRRRGWLLLMQLMLVVVIAAMALLRPSSDPAHLTAIGLAALVLAVCSATQDIAVDAYRTDLLPEPERGPGAAAAALGYRAAMLSVGAGGFLMADRFGWPAAFLSAAGLVAAVLPFTLTAPKLPPVDHAVSSLRQAVLGPAREFLHRAGPNHTWQLLLLVLLYRWPDGLLNAMAIPFLKLQGFSDADIGLVQGGWAIGATMLGTVIGGMLFAWLGMNRSLWLFAISGVIGNLSYWALASFGGGVAGLITAVSLENISGGMVGAVFVALLMSLCNPRFSATQYALLSGIYALSRSILAAPAGVVAERAGWPGFFLFTVVAAAPAFLLLLRVAPWGEQEARGAFDPRRDAT from the coding sequence ATGGCCGCCTCGGATCCAGCGTCGTTTCGCTCTAGCGGCACGCTGCGGCGTTTGGTAGCGGTAAGCGCGGAAGGCGTCGCCAGTGGCGCCCCCTTGATGGTGGGTAGCCGCTTGTTGCAAGGCTGGCTCACCGCCAGCGGGGTGCCCCTGGCCCTCATCGGGCTGATCCCCCTGGCGGAACTCCCCTACACCCTCAAGCTGTTTTGGGCGCCATTGCTGGATCGATGGCCGATCCCCTGGCCCGATCGGCGCCGCGGCTGGCTGCTGCTGATGCAGCTGATGCTGGTGGTGGTGATCGCGGCGATGGCCCTGCTGCGGCCGAGCAGTGATCCAGCCCACCTCACCGCGATCGGATTAGCGGCGCTGGTGTTGGCGGTGTGCAGTGCCACACAAGACATCGCCGTGGATGCCTACCGCACGGATCTGCTGCCGGAGCCCGAGCGTGGCCCCGGCGCCGCAGCAGCAGCACTGGGCTACCGGGCCGCGATGCTCAGCGTCGGGGCGGGCGGGTTCCTGATGGCCGATCGCTTCGGCTGGCCAGCGGCTTTTCTCAGTGCCGCTGGCCTGGTAGCGGCTGTGCTGCCCTTCACGCTCACCGCACCGAAGCTGCCGCCTGTGGACCATGCGGTGAGCAGCCTGCGGCAGGCGGTGCTTGGGCCGGCCCGGGAATTCCTGCACCGGGCCGGGCCCAACCACACCTGGCAACTGCTGCTTCTGGTGCTGCTCTACCGCTGGCCCGATGGCCTGCTCAATGCGATGGCGATCCCCTTTCTGAAACTGCAAGGGTTCAGCGACGCCGATATCGGCCTGGTGCAGGGGGGCTGGGCCATCGGCGCCACGATGCTGGGCACGGTGATCGGGGGCATGCTGTTCGCCTGGCTAGGCATGAACCGCTCGCTTTGGCTCTTCGCCATCAGCGGCGTGATCGGCAACCTCAGCTACTGGGCACTGGCCAGCTTTGGTGGTGGGGTGGCTGGTCTGATCACAGCCGTAAGCCTGGAGAACATCAGCGGCGGCATGGTCGGCGCGGTGTTCGTGGCATTGCTGATGAGCCTGTGCAACCCGCGGTTCTCTGCCACCCAATACGCCCTGCTCTCTGGCATTTATGCCCTGAGCCGCTCGATCCTGGCGGCCCCGGCTGGGGTGGTGGCCGAGCGGGCGGGATGGCCCGGGTTCTTCCTGTTCACGGTGGTGGCCGCAGCGCCGGCCTTTCTGCTGCTGCTGCGCGTCGCCCCATGGGGTGAACAGGAAGCGCGCGGCGCCTTTGATCCCAGGCGCGACGCCACTTAG
- a CDS encoding DUF1257 domain-containing protein, with translation MSHFSTVKTELRDRAALIDALRDLGHDPTEGERPVRGYRGQTVQADLAVLAEQGGDIGFRWNESSGSYELVTDLDLWRQPIPVERFLAKLTQRYALRSILAASSDEGFQVSEQNQSADGSIELVVTRWE, from the coding sequence ATGTCGCACTTCAGCACCGTTAAAACGGAATTGCGCGATCGCGCCGCCCTGATCGACGCGCTGCGCGATCTCGGTCACGACCCCACGGAGGGTGAGCGTCCTGTGCGGGGTTACCGCGGCCAAACTGTTCAGGCCGACTTGGCAGTGCTGGCAGAGCAGGGCGGAGACATCGGCTTCCGCTGGAATGAATCCAGCGGAAGCTACGAGCTGGTGACTGATCTCGACCTGTGGCGCCAGCCCATTCCGGTGGAGCGTTTCCTCGCCAAGCTCACTCAGCGCTACGCCTTACGCAGCATTCTTGCTGCCTCCAGCGATGAAGGCTTCCAGGTGAGCGAACAGAACCAATCTGCCGATGGTTCGATCGAATTGGTGGTGACCCGCTGGGAGTGA
- a CDS encoding J domain-containing protein, which yields MAALNHYELLEIASNASPQDLRQAFRRLSKRYHPDTTTLPSAQAAEGFRQLQLAYLTLSDPERRRVYDTSLSQAQAPPAPPHWRVAPVKPAPVRRALSGGEWFALLLLGLAVVFSLVLGVGLAWARGTELLREPSWWPGNEQTAGTLPSTAADVVSAAPPGAAVQPSAAGA from the coding sequence GTGGCAGCTCTTAATCACTACGAGCTGCTGGAGATTGCGTCGAATGCGTCGCCGCAAGACTTGCGTCAGGCATTCCGCCGGCTCAGCAAGCGCTACCACCCCGATACAACCACGCTGCCTTCTGCCCAGGCCGCTGAAGGGTTCCGCCAGCTGCAACTCGCGTACCTCACCCTCAGCGATCCAGAGCGTCGCCGTGTCTACGACACGAGCCTGAGCCAAGCCCAAGCACCTCCTGCTCCGCCGCACTGGCGCGTGGCCCCTGTCAAGCCTGCGCCAGTGCGGCGCGCCCTCTCCGGCGGGGAATGGTTTGCCCTGCTGCTGCTGGGCTTGGCTGTGGTGTTCAGCTTGGTGTTGGGTGTTGGCTTGGCCTGGGCCCGCGGCACCGAGTTGTTGCGGGAGCCCAGCTGGTGGCCCGGCAACGAGCAGACTGCAGGCACCCTGCCGTCCACAGCTGCGGATGTCGTCTCTGCCGCCCCCCCAGGCGCCGCTGTACAACCATCCGCTGCCGGCGCTTGA
- the rlmN gene encoding 23S rRNA (adenine(2503)-C(2))-methyltransferase RlmN produces MGLPALEAWAKDHGQAAFRGRQLHDWLYAKGARQLAEVSVLPKLFREQLSAQPPEGAFDWMGRSRELHRSIASDGTTKLLLGTRDGLSIETVGIPAEGRLTVCVSSQVGCSMACRFCATGKGGLQRSLAVHEIVDQVLSVREVMEQRPSHVVFMGMGEPLLNIEVVLAAMHCLCTDLGMAQRQITVSTVGVPRTLPRLAELALERLGRAQFTLAVSLHAPDQRLREELIPTAHAYPLEALLEDCRRYVAITGRRVSFEYILLGGLNDQPRHAAALAQLLRGFQSHVNLIPYNPIAEEEFQRPTPAAVEGFRRALQERHVAVSVRASRGLDADAACGQLRRRLEGSLEPVPAR; encoded by the coding sequence ATGGGCCTCCCTGCACTGGAGGCCTGGGCCAAGGATCATGGCCAGGCCGCTTTCCGCGGCCGGCAACTGCACGATTGGCTGTATGCCAAAGGAGCTCGGCAGCTTGCCGAGGTGTCGGTGCTGCCCAAGCTGTTCCGGGAACAGCTGTCGGCCCAGCCGCCTGAAGGGGCGTTCGACTGGATGGGTCGTTCGCGCGAGCTGCACCGCAGCATTGCCAGTGACGGCACGACCAAATTGCTGCTCGGTACCCGTGATGGGCTGAGCATCGAAACGGTGGGGATCCCGGCTGAGGGCCGGCTGACCGTTTGCGTGAGCTCCCAGGTGGGGTGCTCAATGGCCTGCCGCTTCTGCGCCACCGGGAAGGGTGGTCTGCAGCGCTCGCTGGCGGTGCATGAAATCGTTGATCAGGTGCTGAGCGTTCGCGAGGTGATGGAGCAGCGCCCCAGCCATGTGGTGTTCATGGGTATGGGTGAGCCCCTCCTCAACATCGAGGTTGTGTTGGCGGCGATGCATTGCCTCTGCACCGATCTCGGCATGGCTCAACGGCAGATCACCGTGAGCACGGTGGGCGTACCCCGCACTCTGCCCCGCCTGGCGGAATTGGCGCTTGAGCGGCTGGGCCGGGCTCAGTTCACCCTGGCAGTGAGCCTGCATGCGCCAGATCAGCGTTTGCGTGAGGAGCTGATCCCCACTGCTCACGCCTACCCCCTCGAAGCCCTGCTTGAGGATTGCCGCCGCTACGTGGCGATCACCGGGCGGCGGGTGAGCTTCGAATACATCCTGCTTGGGGGGCTCAACGATCAGCCCCGCCATGCCGCTGCTCTGGCCCAGCTGTTGCGGGGGTTTCAGAGCCACGTGAATCTGATTCCTTACAACCCGATCGCTGAAGAGGAGTTCCAGCGCCCCACGCCTGCTGCGGTGGAGGGGTTCCGCCGGGCCTTACAGGAGCGGCATGTTGCCGTGAGTGTGCGGGCAAGCCGCGGCCTTGATGCCGATGCGGCCTGCGGTCAGTTGCGCCGGCGCCTGGAGGGCAGCCTCGAACCCGTCCCTGCGCGCTAA
- a CDS encoding aldo/keto reductase codes for MLPLRRFGRTELPMPVLSLGGMRFQQSWSDLPADRITAESQINLRVTLERAVTAGFHHVETARHYGSSERQLGWLLPQVPDPARILQTKVPPQADGAAFEAELRLSFERLGVDRVDLLAIHGLNLPEHLEQTLGPGGCMDVVHRWQAEGRIGAVGFSTHGPLALILQAIESDAFDYINLHWYFIRQDNRPAIEAAIARDMGVFVISPTDKGGHLHTPAPRLLELCAPLHPIVFNDLFCLSAPGIHTISVGAARPEDLDLHLEAVRLLPRAAALLPPIVARLEQARRDALGEAWLSSWQDGLPAWQHTPGGINLPTLLWLHNLVEAWGLEGYARARYGLLGAGSHWFPGSNADALDQSVSEADLRRVLAASPWAEQIPGLLRGLRERVGGSASQRLMSS; via the coding sequence ATGCTGCCGCTTCGTCGTTTCGGCCGCACCGAGCTGCCGATGCCTGTGTTGTCGCTGGGCGGCATGCGCTTCCAGCAGAGCTGGAGCGACCTGCCTGCTGATCGCATCACTGCCGAAAGTCAAATCAATCTGCGCGTCACGCTCGAGCGGGCCGTGACGGCAGGTTTCCACCATGTGGAAACGGCACGCCACTACGGCAGCTCAGAGCGTCAACTGGGTTGGCTGTTGCCTCAGGTGCCTGATCCGGCGCGCATTCTGCAGACCAAGGTGCCACCTCAGGCGGATGGGGCCGCCTTTGAAGCGGAGTTGCGACTGAGCTTCGAGCGGCTGGGGGTGGATCGTGTGGATCTGCTGGCGATCCATGGCCTCAACCTGCCGGAGCACCTGGAGCAGACCTTGGGCCCAGGGGGATGCATGGACGTGGTGCATCGCTGGCAGGCGGAGGGCCGGATTGGGGCGGTGGGCTTCTCCACCCATGGCCCCCTGGCGTTAATCCTGCAGGCGATCGAAAGCGACGCCTTTGATTACATCAACTTGCACTGGTATTTCATCCGGCAAGACAACCGCCCCGCGATAGAGGCGGCGATCGCCCGCGATATGGGTGTGTTTGTGATTAGCCCCACCGATAAGGGAGGCCACCTGCATACGCCCGCTCCGCGCTTGCTGGAGCTGTGTGCCCCCCTACATCCCATCGTCTTCAACGATCTCTTTTGCCTGAGCGCTCCGGGCATCCACACCATCAGCGTGGGTGCCGCCCGGCCGGAAGATTTGGATCTGCACCTCGAAGCGGTGCGGCTGTTGCCTCGAGCGGCCGCGTTGCTGCCGCCGATCGTGGCCAGGCTTGAGCAGGCGCGCCGCGATGCTCTCGGGGAGGCGTGGCTGAGTAGTTGGCAGGACGGTCTGCCGGCCTGGCAGCACACTCCAGGGGGGATCAACCTCCCCACCCTGCTGTGGCTGCACAACTTGGTGGAGGCCTGGGGCCTCGAGGGCTATGCCCGCGCCCGCTATGGCCTTCTGGGGGCAGGCAGCCATTGGTTTCCAGGTTCCAATGCTGATGCTCTCGATCAGTCTGTAAGCGAGGCAGATTTGCGCCGGGTCCTGGCCGCGAGTCCCTGGGCCGAGCAGATCCCCGGCTTGCTGCGCGGGCTGCGTGAGCGGGTGGGCGGCAGCGCCAGTCAGCGGTTGATGAGCAGCTGA
- a CDS encoding DUF2997 domain-containing protein → MAQHTIRFRIRPDGRVEELVEGVTGSGCEQLTERIEARLGSVQQRQATAEAFQASGAALTPEQTLSTPLT, encoded by the coding sequence ATGGCCCAGCACACCATCCGCTTTCGGATCCGGCCGGACGGCCGCGTCGAAGAGCTGGTGGAAGGCGTGACGGGCAGCGGATGCGAGCAGCTCACCGAGCGCATTGAAGCCAGACTTGGCAGCGTGCAGCAGCGCCAGGCCACTGCCGAGGCTTTTCAGGCTTCCGGCGCAGCGCTGACACCCGAGCAGACCCTTTCCACCCCGCTCACCTGA